The following are encoded in a window of Drosophila simulans strain w501 chromosome 3L, Prin_Dsim_3.1, whole genome shotgun sequence genomic DNA:
- the LOC6739596 gene encoding 2-oxoglutarate dehydrogenase, mitochondrial isoform X2 produces MNQCRLRSLARIRRSLALGLRGTDHHVPARQALRTIQTTSQRRGVHDLDSFANGCSAAYIEGLYNKWKRNPNSVDESWSELFSGNDGSTAKRRPLQVAHSRKYRRPPVERIAVKARSGERTASGGASAAPAAPPSDWKNIDDHHVIQAIIRAYQSRGHLAADLDPLGIVGPKKRTSVDGSQRHAAREVLRQHFSYIFNDLNTVFKLPSSTMIGGDQEFLTLKEILDRLERIYCGHIGVEYMQITSLTKTNWIRDRFEKPGGMDLTKEEKKLILERLTRSTGFENFLAKKFSSEKRFGLEGCDIMIPAIKEVVDRATDHGVESILIGMAHRGRLNVLANICRKPISDILSQFHGLQATDSGSGDVKYHLGVFQERLNRQTNRMVRITVVANPSHLEHVNPVLLGKARAEMFQRGDTCGSTVMPIIIHGDASFSGQGVVYESMHLSDLPNYTTYGTIHIVSNNQVGFTTDPRFSRSSRYCTDVAKVVNAPILHVNADDPEACIQCARIAIDYRTRFKKDVVIDIVGYRRNGHNEADEPMFTQPLMYQRIKKLKPCLQLYADKLIKEGVVTDSEFKAMVSNYEKICEEAWAKSKTIKTIKYSSWIDSPWPGFFEGRDRLKLCPTGISTDTLKTIGQMFSTPPPPEHKFETHKGILRILAQRTQMVQDKVADWSLGEAFAFGSLLKEGIHVRLSGQDVERGTFSHRHHVLHHQSEDKVVYNSLDHLYPDQAPYSVSNSSLSECAVLGFEHGYSMASPNALVMWEGQFGDFCNTAQCIIDTFIASGETKWVRQSGVVMLLPHSMEGMGPEHSSGRIERFLQMSDDDPDVYPDTCDADFVARQLMNVNWIVTNLSTPANLFHCLRRQVKMGFRKPLINFSPKSLLRHPLARSPFKDFNECSCFQRIIPDKGPAGKKPDCVEKLVFCTGKVYYDLVKERDDHEQVETVALVRVEQLCPFPYDLISQQLELYPKAELLWAQEEHKNMGGWFYVQPRFDTALLKNENESRCVSYHGRPPSASPATGNKVQHYSEYKALITSIFGELTPENKKRIEDRIKKQQAKAKADAQSKPSTKPPASPPKGSSPPPGKGESGGKKRSDSSPSASIAPTGPAPRKPLISLPSRPPRGGKQRSGSAPPPDLVDGASAARKMEPDAPAHDGSSPSAWKRSGSAPAPGVAPTASASRSPSRKPPSPAHDGISPSTRQESSSKKKSGSAPAPTPTPRGPFRTAPSNTEFIKRRPAKDSGSRNETQSTPGESELDPTKPKP; encoded by the exons ATGAACCAATGTCGTCTGAGGAGTCTGGCGCGGATCAGGAGGAGCCTGGCACTGGGTCTGCGGGGAACTGACCACCACGTCCCCGCCCGTCAAGCCCTCCGCACCATTCAAACGACCTCACAGCGGCGAGGTGTCCATGATCTCGACTCCTTCGCCAATGGATGCAGTGCCGCCTACATCGAGGGACTCTACAACAAGTGGAAGCGCAATCCCAATTCCGTGGATGAG TCCTGGAGCGAGCTCTTCAGCGGCAACGATGGGTCCACCGCCAAGAGACGTCCTCTTCAGGTTGCGCACTCCCGGAAGTACAGACGTCCTCCGGTTGAAAGGATAGCTGTGAAGGCTCGATCGGGCGAGAGGACGGCTTCCGGCGGCGCATCTGCAGCTCCAGCCGCACCTCCCAGCGACTGGAAGAACATTGATGACCACCACGTGATCCAGGCCATCATCCGGGCCTATCAATCGCGCGGTCACTTGGCCGCCGATCTGGATCCCTTGGGTATTGTTGGTCCGAAGAAGCGTACGTCGGTGGATGGCAGCCAACGACATGCCGCCAGGGAGGTGCTCCGCCAGCACTTCTCCTATATATTTA ATGACCTCAATACCGTGTTCAAGTTGCCCTCATCCACAATGATAGGCGGTGATCAGGAATTTCTGACACTAAA AGAGATCCTGGATCGCTTGGAGCGCATCTATTGCGGCCACATTGGAGTGGAGTACATGCAGATCACGTCGTTGACAAAGACCAACTGGATTCGCGACCGTTTCGAGAAGCCTGGTGGCATGGACTTGAccaaggaggagaagaagcTCATCCTTGAGCGTCTTACTCGCTCGACGGGATTCGAAAACTTCCTGGCGAAGAAGTTCTCGTCGGAGAAGCGTTTCGGACTGGAGGGCTGCGACATCATGATACCCGCTATAAAGGAGGTAGTGGACCGGGCTACGGACCATGGCGTGGAGTCAATTTTAATAG GAATGGCGCATCGAGGGCGGCTCAATGTCCTGGCCAACATCTGTCGCAAGCCCATTTCGGACATCCTGTCTCAGTTCCACGGTTTGCAGGCCACCGACTCCGGATCTGGGGACGTTAAGTACCATCTGGGTGTGTTTCAAGAGCGGCTCAACCGACAGACAAACCGCATGGTGCGCATCACCGTGGTGGCGAATCCCTCCCACTTGGAGCACGTCAACCCGGTGCTCCTGGGTAAGGCCCGAGCGGAGATGTTCCAACGGGGCGACACATGTGGCAGCACGGTGATGCCCATCATCATCCACGGAGATGCCTCCTTTTCCGGTCAGGGCGTGGTCTACGAATCAATGCATCTGTCCGACCTGCCCAACTACACCACATACGGCACCATTCACATTGTGTCCAACAACCAGGTGGGCTTCACGACAGATCCGCGTTTCTCCCGCTCCTCGCGCTACTGCACGGACGTTGCCAAGGTGGTGAATGCTCCGATACTGCACGTGAATGCCGACGATCCGGAGGCGTGCATCCAGTGCGCTCGCATTGCCATCGACTATCGGACACGATTCAAGAAGGACGTGGTCATCGACATAGTTGGCTACCGCCGCAACGGGCACAATGAGGCGGATGAACCCATGTTCACCCAGCCGCTGATGTACCAGCGCATAAAGAAACTGAAGCCGTGCCTCCAGCTCTACGCCGATAAGTTGATCAAGGAGGGTGTCGTCACGGACAGCGAGTTCAAGGCAATGGTGTCCAATTACGAAAAGATCTGCGAGGAGGCTTGGGCCAAGTCCAAGACCATCAAGACTATAAAG TACTCCTCCTGGATCGACTCTCCCTGGCCAGGATTCTTCGAGGGCCGTGATCGCCTGAAACTGTGCCCCACTGGCATCAGCACAGACACCCTGAAGACGATTGGCCAAATGTTCTCGACTCCTCCCCCGCCGGAGCACAAGTTCGAGACACACAA GGGCATCCTTCGCATACTGGCCCAGCGTACGCAGATGGTGCAGGACAAAGTGGCGGACTGGTCGCTGGGCGAGGCCTTCGCCTTCGGCTCGCTCCTTAAGGAGGGCATCCACGTTCGACTATCCGGCCAGGATGTGGAGCGCGGCACCTTTTCGCACCGGCACCACGTCCTGCACCACCAGTCGGAGGACAAGGTGGTGTACAACTCACTGGACCACCTCTATCCCGACCAGGCGCCCTACTCCGTCTCCAACAGCTCCCTGTCGGAGTGTGCGGTCCTCGGATTCGAGCACGGCTACTCCATGGCCAGTCCCAATGCTTTGGTCATGTGGGAAGGCCAGTTTGGGGACTTCTGCAACACGGCGCAGTGCATCATCGACACGTTCATAGCCAGCGGCGAGACCAAGTGGGTGCGCCAGTCCGGAGTCGTCATGTTGCTGCCACACAGCATGGAGGGCATGGGCCCGGAGCACTCTTCCGGCCGTATTGAGCGCTTCCTGCAGATGAGCGACGACGATCCGGACGTCTATCCGGACACCTGCGACGCCGACTTTGTGGCTCGCCAGCTGATGAACGTCAACTGGATTGTGACGAATCTATCCACGCCCGCGAATCTGTTCCACTGCCTGCGCCGCCAGGTGAAGATGGGCTTCCGGAAGCCGCTGATTAACTTTTCGCCCAAGTCACTGCTCCGCCATCCGCTGGCGCGAAGTCCCTTCAAGGACTTCAACGAGTGCAGTTGCTTCCAGCGCATCATTCCCGACAAAGGACCCGCCGGCAAGAAGCCCGACTGCGTTGAGAAGCTTGTCTTCTGCACGGGAAAGGTCTACTACGATCTCGTCAAGGAGCGCGACGATCACGAGCAGGTGGAGACGGTGGCCCTGGTGAGAGTGGAACAG CTCTGTCCCTTTCCCTACGACCTGATCAGCCAGCAGCTGGAGTTGTATCCCAAGGCGGAGCTGCTGTGGGCCCAGGAGGAGCACAAGAACATGGGCGGCTGGTTCTACGTGCAGCCGCGTTTCGATACGGCGCTCCTCAAGAACGAAAACGAATC GCGCTGCGTGTCCTACCACGGACGACCGCCCAGCGCCTCGCCAGCGACGGGCAACAAGGTGCAGCACTACAGCGAGTACAAGGCCCTGATCACGAGCATCTTCGGGGAGCTGACGCCGGAGAACAAGAAGCGAATCGAGGATCGGATCAAGAAGCAGCAGGCTAAGGCCAAGGCGGATGCACAATCGAAACCCAGTACTAAGCCACCAGCCTCTCCACCAAAGGGTTCGTCGCCGCCACCAGGTAAGGGCGAATCTGGAGGAAAAAAGAGATCCGATTCGTCTCCATCTGCGTCTATAGCTCCTACAGGTCCAGCACCCCGTAAGCCACTGATCAGTCTGCCAAGTAGACCTCCAAGGGGTGGAAAGCAGAGGTCCGGTTCGGCACCACCTCCTGATCTGGTTGATGGCGCTTCGGCTGCTCGAAAAATGGAACCAGATGCTCCTGCCCACGATGGCTCATCACCGTCAGCGTGGAAGAGGTCGGGTTCGGCTCCAGCACCGGGTGTAGCTCCCACGGCATCGGCCTCTCGCAGTCCGTCTAGAAAGCCACCTTCACCCGCTCACGACGGCATATCTCCTTCTACAAGGCAAGAATCCTCAAGCAAAAAGAAATCAGGGTCGGCTCCAGCTCCGACGCCAACTCCTCGTGGACCATTCCGGACTGCGCCCTCCAACACAGAGTTCATAAAGCGCAGACCTGCTAAAGATTCCGGCAGTAGAAATGAAACCCAAAGCACTCCCGGGGAGTCGGAACTGGACCCAACAAAACCCAAGCCCTAG
- the LOC6739596 gene encoding 2-oxoglutarate dehydrogenase, mitochondrial isoform X3, giving the protein MNQCRLRSLARIRRSLALGLRGTDHHVPARQALRTIQTTSQRRGVHDLDSFANGCSAAYIEGLYNKWKRNPNSVDESWSELFSGNDGSTAKRRPLQVAHSRKYRRPPVERIAVKARSGERTASGGASAAPAAPPSDWKNIDDHHVIQAIIRAYQSRGHLAADLDPLGIVGPKKRTSVDGSQRHAAREVLRQHFSYIFNDLNTVFKLPSSTMIGGDQEFLTLKEILDRLERIYCGHIGVEYMQITSLTKTNWIRDRFEKPGGMDLTKEEKKLILERLTRSTGFENFLAKKFSSEKRFGLEGCDIMIPAIKEVVDRATDHGVESILIGMAHRGRLNVLANICRKPISDILSQFHGLQATDSGSGDVKYHLGVFQERLNRQTNRMVRITVVANPSHLEHVNPVLLGKARAEMFQRGDTCGSTVMPIIIHGDASFSGQGVVYESMHLSDLPNYTTYGTIHIVSNNQVGFTTDPRFSRSSRYCTDVAKVVNAPILHVNADDPEACIQCARIAIDYRTRFKKDVVIDIVGYRRNGHNEADEPMFTQPLMYQRIKKLKPCLQLYADKLIKEGVVTDSEFKAMVSNYEKICEEAWAKSKTIKTIKYSSWIDSPWPGFFEGRDRLKLCPTGISTDTLKTIGQMFSTPPPPEHKFETHKGILRILAQRTQMVQDKVADWSLGEAFAFGSLLKEGIHVRLSGQDVERGTFSHRHHVLHHQSEDKVVYNSLDHLYPDQAPYSVSNSSLSECAVLGFEHGYSMASPNALVMWEGQFGDFCNTAQCIIDTFIASGETKWVRQSGVVMLLPHSMEGMGPEHSSGRIERFLQMSDDDPDVYPDTCDADFVARQLMNVNWIVTNLSTPANLFHCLRRQVKMGFRKPLINFSPKSLLRHPLARSPFKDFNECSCFQRIIPDKGPAGKKPDCVEKLVFCTGKVYYDLVKERDDHEQVETVALVRVEQLCPFPYDLISQQLELYPKAELLWAQEEHKNMGGWFYVQPRFDTALLKNENESRCVSYHGRPPSASPATGNKVQHYSEYKALITSIFGELTPENKKRIEDRIKKQQAKAKADAQSKPSTKPPASPPKGSSPPPAPTGPAPRKPLISLPSRPPRGGKQRSGSAPPPDLVDGASAARKMEPDAPAHDGSSPSAWKRSGSAPAPGVAPTASASRSPSRKPPSPAHDGISPSTRQESSSKKKSGSAPAPTPTPRGPFRTAPSNTEFIKRRPAKDSGSRNETQSTPGESELDPTKPKP; this is encoded by the exons ATGAACCAATGTCGTCTGAGGAGTCTGGCGCGGATCAGGAGGAGCCTGGCACTGGGTCTGCGGGGAACTGACCACCACGTCCCCGCCCGTCAAGCCCTCCGCACCATTCAAACGACCTCACAGCGGCGAGGTGTCCATGATCTCGACTCCTTCGCCAATGGATGCAGTGCCGCCTACATCGAGGGACTCTACAACAAGTGGAAGCGCAATCCCAATTCCGTGGATGAG TCCTGGAGCGAGCTCTTCAGCGGCAACGATGGGTCCACCGCCAAGAGACGTCCTCTTCAGGTTGCGCACTCCCGGAAGTACAGACGTCCTCCGGTTGAAAGGATAGCTGTGAAGGCTCGATCGGGCGAGAGGACGGCTTCCGGCGGCGCATCTGCAGCTCCAGCCGCACCTCCCAGCGACTGGAAGAACATTGATGACCACCACGTGATCCAGGCCATCATCCGGGCCTATCAATCGCGCGGTCACTTGGCCGCCGATCTGGATCCCTTGGGTATTGTTGGTCCGAAGAAGCGTACGTCGGTGGATGGCAGCCAACGACATGCCGCCAGGGAGGTGCTCCGCCAGCACTTCTCCTATATATTTA ATGACCTCAATACCGTGTTCAAGTTGCCCTCATCCACAATGATAGGCGGTGATCAGGAATTTCTGACACTAAA AGAGATCCTGGATCGCTTGGAGCGCATCTATTGCGGCCACATTGGAGTGGAGTACATGCAGATCACGTCGTTGACAAAGACCAACTGGATTCGCGACCGTTTCGAGAAGCCTGGTGGCATGGACTTGAccaaggaggagaagaagcTCATCCTTGAGCGTCTTACTCGCTCGACGGGATTCGAAAACTTCCTGGCGAAGAAGTTCTCGTCGGAGAAGCGTTTCGGACTGGAGGGCTGCGACATCATGATACCCGCTATAAAGGAGGTAGTGGACCGGGCTACGGACCATGGCGTGGAGTCAATTTTAATAG GAATGGCGCATCGAGGGCGGCTCAATGTCCTGGCCAACATCTGTCGCAAGCCCATTTCGGACATCCTGTCTCAGTTCCACGGTTTGCAGGCCACCGACTCCGGATCTGGGGACGTTAAGTACCATCTGGGTGTGTTTCAAGAGCGGCTCAACCGACAGACAAACCGCATGGTGCGCATCACCGTGGTGGCGAATCCCTCCCACTTGGAGCACGTCAACCCGGTGCTCCTGGGTAAGGCCCGAGCGGAGATGTTCCAACGGGGCGACACATGTGGCAGCACGGTGATGCCCATCATCATCCACGGAGATGCCTCCTTTTCCGGTCAGGGCGTGGTCTACGAATCAATGCATCTGTCCGACCTGCCCAACTACACCACATACGGCACCATTCACATTGTGTCCAACAACCAGGTGGGCTTCACGACAGATCCGCGTTTCTCCCGCTCCTCGCGCTACTGCACGGACGTTGCCAAGGTGGTGAATGCTCCGATACTGCACGTGAATGCCGACGATCCGGAGGCGTGCATCCAGTGCGCTCGCATTGCCATCGACTATCGGACACGATTCAAGAAGGACGTGGTCATCGACATAGTTGGCTACCGCCGCAACGGGCACAATGAGGCGGATGAACCCATGTTCACCCAGCCGCTGATGTACCAGCGCATAAAGAAACTGAAGCCGTGCCTCCAGCTCTACGCCGATAAGTTGATCAAGGAGGGTGTCGTCACGGACAGCGAGTTCAAGGCAATGGTGTCCAATTACGAAAAGATCTGCGAGGAGGCTTGGGCCAAGTCCAAGACCATCAAGACTATAAAG TACTCCTCCTGGATCGACTCTCCCTGGCCAGGATTCTTCGAGGGCCGTGATCGCCTGAAACTGTGCCCCACTGGCATCAGCACAGACACCCTGAAGACGATTGGCCAAATGTTCTCGACTCCTCCCCCGCCGGAGCACAAGTTCGAGACACACAA GGGCATCCTTCGCATACTGGCCCAGCGTACGCAGATGGTGCAGGACAAAGTGGCGGACTGGTCGCTGGGCGAGGCCTTCGCCTTCGGCTCGCTCCTTAAGGAGGGCATCCACGTTCGACTATCCGGCCAGGATGTGGAGCGCGGCACCTTTTCGCACCGGCACCACGTCCTGCACCACCAGTCGGAGGACAAGGTGGTGTACAACTCACTGGACCACCTCTATCCCGACCAGGCGCCCTACTCCGTCTCCAACAGCTCCCTGTCGGAGTGTGCGGTCCTCGGATTCGAGCACGGCTACTCCATGGCCAGTCCCAATGCTTTGGTCATGTGGGAAGGCCAGTTTGGGGACTTCTGCAACACGGCGCAGTGCATCATCGACACGTTCATAGCCAGCGGCGAGACCAAGTGGGTGCGCCAGTCCGGAGTCGTCATGTTGCTGCCACACAGCATGGAGGGCATGGGCCCGGAGCACTCTTCCGGCCGTATTGAGCGCTTCCTGCAGATGAGCGACGACGATCCGGACGTCTATCCGGACACCTGCGACGCCGACTTTGTGGCTCGCCAGCTGATGAACGTCAACTGGATTGTGACGAATCTATCCACGCCCGCGAATCTGTTCCACTGCCTGCGCCGCCAGGTGAAGATGGGCTTCCGGAAGCCGCTGATTAACTTTTCGCCCAAGTCACTGCTCCGCCATCCGCTGGCGCGAAGTCCCTTCAAGGACTTCAACGAGTGCAGTTGCTTCCAGCGCATCATTCCCGACAAAGGACCCGCCGGCAAGAAGCCCGACTGCGTTGAGAAGCTTGTCTTCTGCACGGGAAAGGTCTACTACGATCTCGTCAAGGAGCGCGACGATCACGAGCAGGTGGAGACGGTGGCCCTGGTGAGAGTGGAACAG CTCTGTCCCTTTCCCTACGACCTGATCAGCCAGCAGCTGGAGTTGTATCCCAAGGCGGAGCTGCTGTGGGCCCAGGAGGAGCACAAGAACATGGGCGGCTGGTTCTACGTGCAGCCGCGTTTCGATACGGCGCTCCTCAAGAACGAAAACGAATC GCGCTGCGTGTCCTACCACGGACGACCGCCCAGCGCCTCGCCAGCGACGGGCAACAAGGTGCAGCACTACAGCGAGTACAAGGCCCTGATCACGAGCATCTTCGGGGAGCTGACGCCGGAGAACAAGAAGCGAATCGAGGATCGGATCAAGAAGCAGCAGGCTAAGGCCAAGGCGGATGCACAATCGAAACCCAGTACTAAGCCACCAGCCTCTCCACCAAAGGGTTCGTCGCCGCCACCAG CTCCTACAGGTCCAGCACCCCGTAAGCCACTGATCAGTCTGCCAAGTAGACCTCCAAGGGGTGGAAAGCAGAGGTCCGGTTCGGCACCACCTCCTGATCTGGTTGATGGCGCTTCGGCTGCTCGAAAAATGGAACCAGATGCTCCTGCCCACGATGGCTCATCACCGTCAGCGTGGAAGAGGTCGGGTTCGGCTCCAGCACCGGGTGTAGCTCCCACGGCATCGGCCTCTCGCAGTCCGTCTAGAAAGCCACCTTCACCCGCTCACGACGGCATATCTCCTTCTACAAGGCAAGAATCCTCAAGCAAAAAGAAATCAGGGTCGGCTCCAGCTCCGACGCCAACTCCTCGTGGACCATTCCGGACTGCGCCCTCCAACACAGAGTTCATAAAGCGCAGACCTGCTAAAGATTCCGGCAGTAGAAATGAAACCCAAAGCACTCCCGGGGAGTCGGAACTGGACCCAACAAAACCCAAGCCCTAG